One genomic segment of Polyangia bacterium includes these proteins:
- a CDS encoding DUF2127 domain-containing protein, with product MILSSLPSTVRRVDEPARSDRLIIAIGIFKLVKTAFLLAAGIGALTVVPEHVARWIARVGFWMGGAPGHRVLRHLAERVLFAQQSRMREVGILAIGYAMIFLVEGTCILRRKTWAEWLTAIVTASFIPLEIYEIVVHVNAGRIVALLINVAIAAYLFGRRLRARRAHTG from the coding sequence TTGATCTTGTCGTCGCTGCCGTCCACCGTCCGGCGGGTGGACGAGCCCGCCCGCAGCGATCGTCTGATCATCGCCATCGGGATCTTCAAGCTGGTGAAGACGGCCTTCTTGCTGGCCGCCGGCATCGGCGCGCTGACCGTCGTTCCCGAGCATGTGGCCCGCTGGATTGCCCGGGTGGGCTTCTGGATGGGCGGGGCGCCGGGACACCGCGTGCTGCGCCACCTGGCCGAGCGCGTGCTGTTCGCCCAGCAAAGCCGCATGCGCGAGGTGGGCATCCTGGCCATCGGATACGCGATGATCTTCCTGGTCGAAGGCACCTGCATCCTGCGCCGCAAGACCTGGGCGGAATGGCTGACCGCCATCGTCACCGCTTCGTTCATTCCCCTGGAGATCTACGAGATCGTCGTACACGTCAACGCCGGCAGGATCGTGGCGCTGCTGATCAACGTGGCCATCGCCGCCTATCTGTTCGGGCGCCGGCTGCGCGCCCGCCGCGCCCACACGGGTTAG
- a CDS encoding MBL fold metallo-hydrolase, with amino-acid sequence MGRFDHLATQPQRGPADLLRWRFLDTIAGRRVRDPGGYVTPVRANDGAAIAAAPSSLTWIGHATFVLRLGGALVATDPIWSTRISGVIKRQAPPGVALESLPPIDVVTISHNHYDHLDLPTLKRIGKKTLFITPTGNGALLRAAGLPNLVELDWWQSHQMGALTITAVPARHWSMRAPWNRNDMLWSGFVFRGPEGAAYHAGDTALFDGFAEIAQRTGPIDWALLPIGAYEPRWFMQPQHMNPEDAGEAFARLGARQLVAMHWGTFKLTDEPMGEPPARLRQVFEQRGWDPARLWLLDIGETRVL; translated from the coding sequence ATGGGACGTTTCGATCACCTGGCGACGCAGCCGCAGCGGGGACCCGCCGACCTTCTGCGCTGGCGTTTCCTGGACACCATCGCCGGCCGACGGGTCCGCGATCCCGGCGGCTATGTCACGCCGGTGCGGGCGAACGACGGCGCGGCGATCGCGGCGGCGCCTTCCTCGCTGACCTGGATCGGACACGCCACCTTCGTCTTGCGCCTGGGCGGCGCGCTGGTGGCCACCGATCCCATCTGGTCGACGCGCATCTCCGGCGTGATCAAACGGCAGGCGCCGCCGGGCGTGGCGCTGGAAAGCCTGCCGCCCATCGACGTGGTCACGATCAGCCACAATCATTACGACCACCTGGATCTGCCGACTTTGAAGCGCATCGGCAAGAAGACTCTGTTCATCACGCCGACCGGCAACGGGGCGTTGCTGCGCGCCGCCGGGCTTCCCAACCTGGTCGAGCTGGATTGGTGGCAATCGCATCAGATGGGGGCGCTGACCATCACCGCGGTGCCAGCGCGCCACTGGTCGATGCGCGCGCCGTGGAACCGCAACGACATGTTGTGGAGCGGCTTTGTTTTCCGCGGGCCGGAGGGCGCCGCCTACCACGCCGGCGACACCGCGCTGTTCGACGGCTTCGCCGAGATCGCCCAGCGCACGGGACCGATCGATTGGGCGTTGCTGCCCATCGGCGCCTACGAGCCGCGCTGGTTCATGCAGCCGCAGCACATGAACCCCGAGGATGCCGGCGAGGCCTTCGCTCGGCTGGGCGCGCGGCAACTGGTGGCGATGCACTGGGGAACGTTCAAGCTGACCGACGAACCGATGGGCGAGCCGCCGGCGCGCCTGCGCCAGGTGTTTGAACAGCGCGGCTGGGATCCGGCGCGCCTGTGGCTGCTGGACATCGGCGAGACGCGCGTCCTTTGA
- a CDS encoding mercuric reductase, protein MTAETADVIIIGTGQAGVPLASKLAAAGQRVLIVERGVLGGTCVNSGCTPTKTMIASARAAHVARTAGRLGVRLSRGDGDASAEVRVDFPAVIARKNAVVQRWRQGIEKRLAAGAPNLTLLRGHARFVAEREIDVAGRRYRADRVVINVGARPMVPPIAGLDAVPWLDSHRVMDLPSLPEHLMVLGGGYVGCEMGQMFRRFGSRVTIIERAPHLLAALDDDVGAAITEVFRDEGITVEASAEVTGLASVDGGVAVTLGGGRELRGTHLLVASGRRPNTDDLDCDRAGIALDPKGFVVADDRYRTSADGIFAVGDAIDQPQFTHVAWDDHRLLFAGLMGKATRGRGERHIPFTIFTDPQIAGVGLGQRQARAKGVSVEVALLPFRNVARAIEVDELAGLIKVLIDPATEQIVGAVIVGAEAGELLHVFIALMQAKASARTLVEAEFVHPAYAEGLQSALMKLPRFSTG, encoded by the coding sequence ATGACTGCCGAAACGGCCGACGTCATCATCATCGGGACCGGCCAGGCTGGCGTGCCGCTGGCCAGCAAGCTGGCCGCCGCCGGCCAGCGCGTGCTGATCGTCGAGCGCGGTGTTCTGGGCGGCACCTGCGTCAACAGCGGCTGCACGCCGACCAAGACGATGATCGCCAGCGCCCGCGCCGCGCACGTGGCCCGCACCGCCGGCCGGTTGGGCGTGCGACTTTCCCGTGGCGACGGTGATGCCAGCGCCGAGGTGCGAGTGGATTTTCCCGCGGTGATCGCCCGCAAGAACGCCGTCGTGCAACGCTGGCGGCAAGGGATCGAAAAACGATTGGCCGCCGGCGCACCGAACCTGACGCTGCTGCGCGGACACGCCCGCTTCGTCGCCGAACGCGAGATTGACGTCGCTGGCCGGCGATACCGCGCGGACCGGGTGGTGATCAACGTCGGCGCCCGCCCGATGGTGCCGCCCATCGCCGGCCTTGATGCCGTGCCCTGGCTGGACAGCCACCGGGTGATGGATCTGCCGTCGCTGCCGGAACACCTGATGGTGCTGGGTGGCGGCTATGTCGGCTGCGAGATGGGGCAGATGTTCCGGCGTTTCGGATCGCGCGTCACCATCATTGAACGGGCGCCGCACTTGCTGGCGGCGCTGGACGACGACGTGGGCGCGGCGATCACCGAGGTGTTTCGCGACGAAGGAATCACCGTCGAGGCCAGCGCGGAAGTCACCGGCCTGGCGTCGGTCGACGGTGGCGTCGCGGTGACGCTGGGGGGCGGGCGCGAATTGCGCGGCACGCACTTGCTGGTGGCCAGCGGGCGGCGGCCGAACACCGACGACCTTGATTGCGATCGCGCCGGAATCGCCCTTGACCCGAAAGGCTTCGTCGTCGCTGACGATCGCTATCGCACCAGCGCCGACGGGATCTTCGCCGTCGGGGACGCCATTGACCAGCCGCAGTTCACCCACGTGGCCTGGGATGATCACCGGCTTTTGTTCGCCGGCCTGATGGGCAAGGCGACGCGTGGGCGCGGCGAGCGCCACATCCCGTTCACCATCTTCACGGATCCGCAGATCGCCGGCGTCGGTCTCGGCCAGCGTCAGGCGCGCGCCAAGGGCGTCTCCGTCGAAGTAGCGCTGCTTCCGTTCCGGAACGTGGCCCGGGCCATCGAGGTCGACGAACTGGCCGGCTTGATCAAAGTCCTGATCGATCCCGCCACCGAACAGATCGTCGGGGCGGTCATCGTCGGCGCCGAGGCCGGCGAGCTGTTGCACGTGTTCATCGCCCTGATGCAGGCGAAGGCGTCGGCCCGCACGCTGGTCGAAGCCGAGTTCGTGCATCCGGCGTATGCCGAAGGGCTGCAGTCGGCGCTGATGAAGCTGCCGCGCTTTTCGACCGGCTGA
- a CDS encoding VOC family protein, giving the protein MPNAFVHVELNTDDVPKAKAFYKSLFKWKLGLMGPGYTSIDVGKGGTGGGMQQKPMPGSPTMWLPYVLVDDVKKTIDKARTLGANIQVEYMEIGDMGSIGVFVDPSGAPIGVWAPAKKVKKKAAKKAAKKAKKAAKKASKKRK; this is encoded by the coding sequence ATGCCGAATGCGTTTGTTCACGTCGAGCTCAACACCGACGACGTTCCCAAGGCCAAGGCGTTTTACAAGAGCCTGTTCAAATGGAAGCTGGGCCTGATGGGCCCCGGCTATACCAGCATCGACGTCGGCAAAGGCGGAACCGGCGGTGGGATGCAGCAGAAGCCGATGCCCGGATCACCGACCATGTGGTTGCCTTACGTGCTGGTGGATGACGTCAAGAAGACCATCGACAAGGCGCGCACGCTGGGCGCCAACATTCAGGTCGAATACATGGAGATCGGCGACATGGGCTCGATCGGCGTCTTCGTCGATCCGAGCGGCGCCCCGATTGGCGTGTGGGCCCCGGCCAAGAAGGTGAAAAAGAAAGCCGCCAAGAAAGCGGCGAAGAAAGCCAAAAAGGCCGCCAAAAAGGCCTCAAAAAAGCGGAAGTAA
- a CDS encoding beta-propeller fold lactonase family protein, with translation MSVRNGGAESPASGLATEGARTYVYVGTTAGEIATFSLDQASGRLRGHGTIAVGQAPASLAAAREGRILVATSEAAASVVSLAINPKTGALTAVGRASSGGGQPGGTTADRSGKYVAVANQGSGSVAVLPVRPNGSLAAASVFDAGPGARAIAFHPSNEAAYVANFRAETISQYSFNIGTGTLTPKADRPVVLPAHSGPRSLLAHPNGRLLYVVNETSNTIAAYAIEEPVRTLSLLALQVASTLPDGWHKRKNQLVEARLGRGGRFLYALNRGHDSLVTFAVDRATGDLSLVGHHSLGQSPSALSVDPSGEFLFVAQQSSRNLAIFRLDPVTGAPTPLGIVPVAGAPLSTLAVRPAAD, from the coding sequence GTGAGCGTGAGGAACGGGGGCGCCGAATCGCCCGCTTCAGGCCTGGCAACGGAGGGCGCCCGGACCTACGTCTACGTGGGGACCACCGCCGGCGAGATCGCCACCTTCAGCCTGGATCAAGCCAGCGGACGATTGCGGGGGCACGGGACCATCGCCGTGGGACAAGCGCCGGCCTCGCTGGCGGCCGCTCGCGAGGGGCGGATCTTGGTCGCGACCAGCGAAGCGGCCGCCAGTGTCGTTTCGCTGGCCATCAATCCGAAGACCGGTGCCCTCACGGCTGTCGGCCGCGCTTCTTCGGGTGGCGGGCAGCCAGGCGGCACAACGGCGGACCGCAGCGGCAAATACGTGGCGGTGGCGAATCAGGGCAGCGGCAGTGTCGCCGTTCTCCCGGTTCGTCCGAATGGGTCGCTGGCGGCGGCCTCCGTGTTCGACGCTGGCCCCGGGGCGCGCGCCATTGCCTTTCATCCCAGCAATGAAGCGGCCTACGTGGCGAACTTCCGGGCCGAGACCATCTCGCAGTATTCGTTCAATATCGGGACTGGCACGTTGACGCCCAAAGCTGACCGCCCGGTGGTCTTGCCGGCACATTCGGGCCCGCGATCTTTGCTCGCGCATCCGAACGGTCGCCTGTTGTATGTGGTGAACGAGACCAGCAACACCATCGCCGCCTACGCCATCGAAGAGCCGGTGCGCACCTTGTCGCTGCTGGCGCTGCAGGTGGCGTCGACCCTTCCCGACGGGTGGCACAAACGCAAGAACCAGCTCGTCGAGGCGCGCCTCGGCCGCGGCGGACGCTTTCTCTACGCGCTCAACCGCGGCCACGACAGTCTGGTCACATTCGCCGTCGATCGAGCGACCGGCGACCTCTCTTTGGTCGGACATCACTCTTTGGGACAGTCACCCAGCGCTCTGAGTGTCGATCCCAGCGGGGAATTTCTCTTCGTCGCCCAGCAGAGCAGCCGCAACCTGGCTATCTTTCGTCTGGACCCGGTGACCGGTGCACCGACGCCGCTCGGAATCGTGCCTGTTGCCGGGGCACCGCTGTCGACCCTGGCGGTGCGCCCAGCCGCCGACTGA
- a CDS encoding NADP-dependent oxidoreductase, protein MKAIVLPEYGEANRLEVRDLPEPTPGPNEIKVRVAAAGVNPIDWKLRSGALKAYRPVTFPAVLGRDVSGEVVAVGPGVTAFKVGTRVVGFVDHGYAAFVVAPVDAWAEIPAGLDLIDAAALPLVSLTGAQLVDAAGVREGDAVLVTGATGAVGRVAVFVAKSRGAKVFAGVRRNHKAEADKLGAEAVVALDDDQEIAKLAPLDALADTVGGTTTQKLLGKLKAGGRIGSVLGEPPGANERGFVVQAFSAHRDPKRLAELVAAAAAGKLIVPVAKRFPFSQAGAAHTFAEKGGVGKVLLLPDR, encoded by the coding sequence ATGAAAGCCATTGTCCTGCCCGAGTACGGAGAAGCCAATCGCCTGGAGGTCCGTGATCTCCCCGAGCCCACGCCCGGTCCCAACGAGATCAAGGTTCGCGTGGCGGCGGCGGGTGTGAACCCGATTGACTGGAAGTTGCGCAGCGGCGCCTTGAAAGCCTACCGGCCGGTGACATTTCCGGCCGTGCTGGGACGGGACGTCTCGGGTGAGGTGGTCGCCGTCGGGCCGGGCGTGACCGCGTTCAAGGTGGGGACGCGCGTGGTGGGATTTGTCGACCACGGCTATGCGGCGTTCGTGGTGGCGCCGGTCGACGCCTGGGCGGAGATCCCGGCCGGTCTGGATCTGATCGACGCGGCGGCGCTGCCGCTGGTGTCGCTGACCGGAGCGCAGCTGGTCGATGCCGCCGGCGTCCGCGAAGGCGATGCGGTGCTGGTGACCGGGGCGACCGGCGCCGTCGGGCGGGTCGCGGTGTTCGTCGCCAAGTCGCGCGGTGCAAAGGTGTTCGCCGGCGTGCGCCGCAACCACAAGGCGGAGGCAGACAAGCTGGGCGCCGAGGCCGTGGTGGCGCTGGACGACGACCAGGAGATCGCCAAGCTGGCGCCTCTCGATGCGTTGGCCGACACCGTCGGTGGGACGACCACGCAAAAACTGCTGGGCAAGCTGAAAGCGGGCGGGCGCATCGGCAGCGTGCTGGGTGAACCGCCGGGGGCGAACGAGCGCGGCTTTGTCGTCCAGGCCTTCTCCGCCCATCGTGATCCGAAACGTCTGGCCGAGCTGGTCGCCGCCGCGGCGGCCGGCAAGCTGATCGTCCCCGTCGCCAAGCGCTTCCCATTTTCGCAAGCGGGCGCCGCCCACACCTTCGCCGAAAAAGGCGGCGTCGGGAAAGTGCTGCTGCTGCCGGACCGGTAA
- a CDS encoding 3-hydroxybutyrate dehydrogenase encodes METGKSALVTGSTSGIGLGIARALAARGCNVMLNGFGPPDEIAALRAELTREYGVTVGYSPADLARPTEIAELIAETTQILGGLDILVNNAGIQHVAPVEEFPPDKWDAIIAINLSAAFHTIRAALPAMKKKHWGRIINIASAHGLVASPYKAAYVAAKHGVVGLTKTVALETAGQGITCNAVCPGYVLTPLVEKQINDQAEVHHIPREEVIAKVILERQPSRQFVRIEEVAALTVFLCGDDAASITGSVQSIDGGWTAQ; translated from the coding sequence ATGGAAACCGGCAAGTCAGCGTTGGTCACCGGATCCACCAGCGGTATCGGCCTCGGCATCGCGCGAGCGCTGGCGGCGCGCGGCTGCAACGTGATGCTGAATGGCTTTGGACCGCCCGATGAAATCGCCGCCCTGCGCGCCGAGCTGACCCGCGAATACGGCGTCACCGTCGGCTATTCGCCCGCGGATCTGGCCCGGCCGACGGAGATCGCCGAGCTGATCGCCGAGACCACGCAAATACTGGGCGGCCTGGACATCCTGGTGAACAACGCCGGCATCCAGCACGTGGCGCCGGTCGAGGAATTTCCGCCCGACAAATGGGACGCCATCATCGCCATCAACCTCAGCGCCGCCTTTCACACCATCCGCGCCGCGCTGCCGGCGATGAAGAAAAAACATTGGGGTCGCATCATCAACATCGCCTCGGCGCACGGCCTGGTGGCGTCGCCCTACAAAGCCGCCTACGTCGCCGCCAAGCACGGTGTGGTGGGCCTGACCAAGACCGTGGCTCTGGAGACGGCCGGGCAAGGGATCACCTGCAACGCCGTCTGTCCGGGGTATGTGCTGACGCCGCTGGTGGAAAAGCAGATCAACGATCAGGCCGAGGTCCATCACATTCCGCGCGAGGAGGTCATCGCCAAAGTCATTCTTGAACGGCAACCCAGCCGGCAATTCGTGCGCATAGAAGAAGTCGCCGCGCTGACCGTGTTCCTGTGCGGCGACGACGCCGCGTCGATCACCGGCAGCGTGCAGAGCATCGACGGCGGCTGGACAGCGCAGTGA
- a CDS encoding MgtC/SapB family protein, translating into MLQSLHAELLLRIIVGAAFGALIGFERDLHGRPAGLRTHTIVALASATFMVVSSRFVYFQHYEAGDLVTVDPSRIAASVVSGIGFLGAGAILRTGLTIRGLTTAAGLWLVAAIGMAAGAGMYVIAAFVTAVGLSALTLLRRFEDRGEPIARQRVTVLVDEAQSSVAAVTDALTRAGAIWTQEEFERPDENGQVRVMFDIRTAVPIAGHVLAHTLQESAAIKHIKIERL; encoded by the coding sequence ATGCTGCAGAGTCTTCACGCCGAGCTGCTGTTGCGGATCATCGTCGGGGCGGCGTTCGGCGCGCTGATTGGCTTCGAGCGCGACTTGCACGGCCGCCCGGCGGGCCTGCGCACGCACACCATCGTGGCCTTGGCGTCCGCGACCTTCATGGTGGTCTCGAGCCGCTTTGTCTACTTTCAGCACTACGAGGCGGGTGATCTAGTCACGGTCGATCCGTCGCGCATCGCGGCCTCCGTGGTGTCGGGGATCGGGTTTCTGGGGGCGGGCGCCATTTTGCGGACCGGCCTCACCATCCGCGGGCTGACCACCGCGGCCGGCTTGTGGTTGGTGGCGGCCATCGGCATGGCGGCCGGCGCCGGCATGTACGTCATCGCCGCGTTCGTCACCGCCGTCGGGCTGAGCGCCTTGACCCTGCTGCGCCGTTTCGAAGATCGTGGCGAGCCCATCGCCCGGCAACGCGTCACCGTGTTGGTCGACGAGGCGCAGTCGTCGGTGGCAGCGGTGACGGACGCGCTGACCAGAGCCGGCGCGATCTGGACGCAAGAAGAGTTCGAACGTCCGGACGAGAACGGCCAGGTGCGGGTGATGTTCGACATCCGCACGGCCGTACCCATTGCCGGCCACGTGCTGGCCCACACGCTGCAAGAATCGGCGGCCATCAAGCACATCAAGATCGAACGGCTGTGA
- a CDS encoding ATP-dependent DNA ligase, which translates to MNLAVNPPVLPMLSKSAAALPAGDGWIFEPKWDGFRTLIFRDDDEIFIQSRDEKPLGRYFPELLEPLRAQLPPRCVLDGEIVIARGGALDFEALQLRLHPAASRAKKLAAEIPASVVFFDLLCDGARDLRPAPFRERRAALEAMLARAAPPLHLTPATRDRSIAHDWFRRFEGAGLDGVMAKPDDGAYQPDKRVMLKVKHERDCDCVVAGFRWHKGSDNTALGSLLLGLYDDRGELQHVGVCASFTAIKRRELVDFLAPYRQDALVDHPWREWAAYQNESEGPQRRPGMGSRWSQGKDLSWQPLRPELVVQVAYDHMQGSRFRHTAQFRRWRDDKPPRDCTLAQLEVVPPQELAAIFSG; encoded by the coding sequence GTGAACCTGGCGGTCAATCCACCAGTCTTGCCGATGCTGTCGAAATCGGCTGCCGCGCTGCCGGCGGGCGACGGGTGGATCTTCGAACCGAAGTGGGACGGCTTTCGCACGCTGATCTTCCGCGACGACGACGAGATCTTCATTCAAAGCCGCGACGAAAAACCGCTCGGCCGCTATTTCCCCGAGCTGTTGGAGCCATTGCGCGCCCAGCTGCCGCCTCGCTGCGTGCTGGACGGCGAGATCGTGATCGCCCGCGGCGGCGCGCTGGACTTCGAGGCGCTGCAGCTGCGGCTGCACCCGGCGGCCTCGCGGGCTAAGAAGCTGGCGGCGGAGATCCCGGCGTCCGTGGTGTTCTTCGATCTGCTGTGCGACGGCGCGCGCGATCTGCGGCCGGCGCCCTTTCGGGAACGGCGGGCCGCGCTGGAGGCGATGCTGGCGCGCGCGGCGCCGCCCCTGCACCTGACGCCGGCCACGCGCGATCGCTCGATCGCCCACGATTGGTTCCGGCGTTTCGAGGGCGCGGGCCTGGACGGCGTGATGGCCAAACCGGACGATGGCGCGTACCAGCCGGACAAGCGCGTGATGCTGAAGGTGAAGCACGAACGCGACTGTGATTGCGTGGTGGCCGGTTTTCGCTGGCACAAAGGCAGCGACAACACCGCGCTCGGCTCGCTGTTGCTGGGCCTTTACGACGACCGCGGCGAGCTGCAACACGTGGGCGTGTGCGCCAGCTTCACCGCCATCAAGCGCCGCGAGCTGGTGGATTTTCTGGCGCCGTATCGGCAAGACGCGCTGGTCGATCACCCGTGGCGCGAGTGGGCGGCCTATCAGAACGAATCAGAAGGACCGCAACGCCGTCCCGGCATGGGCAGCCGCTGGAGCCAAGGAAAAGATCTCTCCTGGCAGCCGCTGCGCCCCGAGCTGGTGGTCCAGGTCGCCTATGATCACATGCAAGGCAGCCGCTTCCGCCACACCGCCCAGTTCCGCCGCTGGCGCGACGACAAACCGCCGCGCGATTGCACCCTCGCCCAGCTGGAGGTGGTGCCGCCGCAAGAGCTAGCCGCGATCTTCTCCGGTTGA
- the ligD gene encoding non-homologous end-joining DNA ligase has protein sequence MARTPRQKKSDGAPAAAKADDAAVLSIDGREVRVTHPDKPYFSRAAKLTKLELVQYYLAVAPGALGGIRDRPIVLKRFVDGAEGQPFYQKRAPDKRPPWLRTVTLSFPSGRTAEEVVVDDAAGLAWIVNLGCIELHPHPVRAGDLEHPDELRIDLDPGPGVAWDDVRRVAMEVKGLLEELGLQGWPKTSGSRGMHVNARLHPRWTFSDVRRAALAFSREIERRAPSLATSKWWKEERRGVFLDYNQNAKDRTTCSAYSVRPLPDARVSAPLRWDEVPACEPADFTVFTMPQRLTAIGDPHAGMDDAPGSLDALLALAARDDAAGLGDAPWPPHFRKMEGEAPRVAPSRARSAARSAVPSPKGARRSKMPLVTVANSPDKTAALAGLERWKARHPQAATLLAVDDVLVDSMRGRSSTWTRVRVNLRHVPEGERPPAEPPDPDDDPTREWRAKWKAAKETGGDAGGGSTGEDRG, from the coding sequence GTGGCCAGAACCCCGAGGCAAAAGAAAAGCGACGGCGCTCCCGCGGCGGCCAAGGCCGACGACGCCGCGGTCTTGTCCATCGACGGGCGCGAGGTTCGCGTCACCCATCCGGACAAGCCATATTTTTCGCGCGCAGCGAAGCTGACCAAGCTGGAGCTGGTTCAGTATTACCTGGCGGTGGCGCCGGGCGCCCTGGGCGGCATTCGCGATCGGCCGATCGTCTTGAAACGGTTCGTCGACGGCGCCGAGGGACAGCCGTTTTATCAAAAGCGCGCCCCCGACAAGCGCCCGCCCTGGCTGCGCACGGTGACGCTGTCGTTTCCTTCGGGCCGCACCGCCGAGGAGGTGGTGGTCGACGACGCCGCGGGACTGGCCTGGATTGTGAACCTGGGCTGCATCGAGCTGCACCCGCACCCGGTGCGCGCCGGCGATCTGGAACACCCGGACGAGCTGCGCATCGATCTGGATCCCGGCCCCGGCGTGGCCTGGGACGACGTGCGGCGGGTGGCGATGGAGGTGAAAGGGCTGCTGGAAGAGCTGGGCCTGCAAGGCTGGCCCAAGACCAGCGGCTCGCGCGGCATGCACGTCAACGCCCGCCTGCACCCGCGCTGGACGTTCAGCGACGTGCGGCGGGCGGCGCTGGCTTTTTCGCGCGAGATCGAACGGCGGGCGCCGTCGCTGGCCACGTCGAAGTGGTGGAAGGAAGAACGGCGCGGGGTCTTTCTCGACTACAACCAGAACGCCAAGGATCGCACCACTTGTTCGGCGTATTCGGTGCGGCCGCTGCCCGACGCGCGCGTTTCGGCGCCGCTGCGCTGGGACGAGGTGCCGGCCTGCGAGCCGGCGGACTTCACCGTGTTCACCATGCCGCAACGGCTGACGGCGATCGGCGATCCGCACGCTGGCATGGACGACGCCCCGGGTTCGCTGGACGCGCTGCTGGCCCTGGCGGCACGCGACGACGCGGCGGGACTGGGCGATGCGCCCTGGCCGCCGCACTTTCGCAAGATGGAGGGCGAGGCGCCGCGGGTGGCCCCCTCACGGGCCAGGTCGGCGGCCAGATCGGCGGTGCCGTCACCGAAAGGGGCGCGACGGTCGAAGATGCCGCTGGTCACCGTGGCCAACTCGCCTGATAAGACAGCGGCGCTGGCCGGCCTGGAACGCTGGAAAGCACGGCATCCGCAGGCGGCGACGCTGCTGGCGGTGGATGACGTGCTGGTGGATTCCATGCGCGGGCGATCATCGACCTGGACCCGCGTGCGGGTGAACCTGCGCCACGTGCCGGAAGGCGAACGACCGCCGGCCGAGCCGCCGGATCCCGACGACGATCCGACGCGCGAATGGCGGGCAAAGTGGAAGGCGGCGAAAGAGACCGGTGGGGATGCCGGCGGCGGATCAACCGGAGAAGATCGCGGCTAG